The Streptomyces sp. HUAS CB01 genome has a segment encoding these proteins:
- a CDS encoding class I SAM-dependent methyltransferase: protein MGDATSDADRAVKAKHRAMWALGDYPAVADQLIPALGPTLVEACGIGAGSRVLDVAAGTGNAAIPAALAGADVVASDLTPELLDAGRLIAGKLGAELEWREADAEALPFDDGAFDTVMSCVGVMFAPHHQAAADEMLRVCRPGGTIGLLNWTPEGFIGRMFATMKPYAPPPPPGAQPPPLWGDEDHVRALLGERVTSVEARRGTVRVDRFATPEELRDYFKENYGPTIAVYRNIADSPERVAALDRELAALARDHASPAGDADGAGTAVDWEYLLVTARRR, encoded by the coding sequence ATGGGCGACGCGACGAGCGACGCCGACCGGGCCGTGAAGGCCAAGCACCGGGCGATGTGGGCGCTGGGCGACTACCCGGCGGTGGCGGACCAGCTGATCCCGGCTCTGGGCCCGACGCTGGTGGAGGCCTGTGGCATCGGCGCCGGTTCGCGGGTGCTGGACGTGGCGGCGGGCACCGGCAACGCCGCGATCCCGGCAGCGCTCGCCGGGGCCGACGTCGTCGCCTCGGATCTGACGCCCGAACTGCTCGACGCGGGTCGGCTGATCGCCGGAAAGCTCGGCGCGGAGCTCGAATGGCGCGAGGCCGACGCGGAGGCGCTGCCTTTCGACGACGGCGCTTTCGACACCGTCATGTCCTGCGTGGGGGTCATGTTCGCGCCGCACCACCAGGCCGCGGCGGACGAGATGCTGCGGGTCTGCCGGCCAGGCGGCACGATCGGGCTGCTCAACTGGACCCCCGAAGGCTTCATCGGGCGCATGTTCGCGACGATGAAGCCCTATGCTCCCCCGCCGCCGCCCGGCGCGCAGCCCCCGCCGCTGTGGGGCGACGAGGATCATGTGCGGGCACTGCTCGGAGAGCGGGTCACCTCGGTGGAGGCGCGCAGGGGCACTGTCCGCGTGGACCGGTTCGCCACCCCCGAGGAACTCCGGGACTACTTCAAGGAGAACTACGGGCCCACGATCGCGGTCTACCGCAACATCGCCGACTCCCCCGAACGCGTCGCGGCGCTGGACCGGGAACTGGCCGCGCTGGCACGCGACCACGCGTCCCCCGCCGGGGACGCCGACGGCGCCGGAACGGCCGTGGACTGGGAGTACCTGCTCGTGACGGCACGCCGTCGCTGA
- a CDS encoding FABP family protein produces the protein MPPEPVPQSPYPDALHSGEAPEPHPLLAPLVGFLGTWVGRGSGGYPTLADEFTYGQEVTFSHDGRPFLRYEARAWLLDADDTPLRPAARESGWWRVQPEGRVEALITQPTGIAEIMVGRADHGTVDLTTHQVGLTPTAKEVTATRRRYTLTDDATLDFVHDLAAVGRPLQHHLSARLRRPYPDRLV, from the coding sequence ATGCCGCCCGAACCCGTTCCGCAGTCCCCGTATCCCGATGCCCTCCACTCCGGCGAAGCCCCCGAGCCGCATCCGCTGCTCGCGCCGCTGGTCGGCTTCCTCGGTACCTGGGTCGGGCGGGGGAGCGGCGGGTACCCCACCCTCGCCGACGAGTTCACGTACGGGCAGGAGGTCACCTTCAGCCACGACGGACGGCCCTTCCTCCGCTACGAGGCACGCGCATGGCTGCTCGACGCGGACGACACCCCGCTGAGGCCGGCGGCCCGGGAGAGCGGGTGGTGGCGGGTGCAGCCCGAGGGACGCGTGGAAGCCCTGATCACCCAGCCGACCGGCATCGCGGAGATCATGGTCGGCCGTGCGGACCACGGCACGGTCGATCTCACCACCCATCAGGTGGGGCTGACACCGACGGCCAAGGAGGTCACCGCCACCCGCCGCCGGTACACCCTGACCGACGACGCGACACTCGACTTCGTCCACGACCTCGCGGCGGTCGGCCGGCCGCTCCAGCACCATCTGTCGGCGCGGCTCCGGCGCCCGTACCCCGACCGGCTCGTCTGA
- a CDS encoding tetratricopeptide repeat protein encodes MSHPATTPDGKSEKAPLTPLTAHALLQAGHVQAQHQDFDGAEATFERVLEMEPGNKLAWYNIGVVAARDGRPADARKAYDRALKIDPSFTSALFHQAVLLKSSDPDRSITLLKRAITLNPQASTAHFQLGDTLARKGRDSQALDAYRRAVAVDPSLHAQVPKKFRDSTRPSPSSTPSAGG; translated from the coding sequence ATGTCCCACCCCGCGACCACCCCGGACGGCAAGTCCGAGAAGGCCCCTCTCACCCCGCTCACCGCCCACGCACTCCTGCAAGCCGGCCACGTACAGGCGCAGCACCAGGACTTCGACGGCGCGGAAGCCACCTTCGAGCGGGTCCTGGAGATGGAGCCGGGCAACAAACTGGCCTGGTACAACATCGGCGTCGTCGCCGCGCGGGACGGCAGGCCCGCCGACGCCCGCAAGGCGTACGACAGGGCACTGAAGATCGACCCCTCGTTCACCTCGGCCCTCTTCCACCAGGCCGTGTTGCTCAAGTCGAGTGATCCCGACCGGTCGATCACGCTGCTGAAGCGAGCCATCACCCTCAACCCGCAGGCGTCCACGGCCCATTTCCAGCTCGGCGACACACTGGCGAGAAAGGGCCGGGACAGCCAGGCGCTCGACGCCTACCGCCGCGCCGTCGCGGTCGATCCGTCACTGCACGCCCAGGTGCCGAAGAAGTTCAGGGACTCCACGAGGCCGAGCCCCTCATCCACTCCGAGCGCAGGCGGGTAG
- a CDS encoding FAD-dependent oxidoreductase, translating to MGVDRDVVVVGAGPVGLTAALLLARAGLDVVVLERRPGPVTESRATDLHARTLEALAPSGPAEALHPLGRRVDRVEMWAQGRWLGGFGPAAHPGGAPSARRGGRGTRVRPRPERVTVLRRRGPALSGS from the coding sequence ATGGGGGTTGACAGGGATGTCGTGGTGGTGGGGGCGGGGCCGGTCGGACTGACCGCCGCATTGCTGCTCGCCCGGGCGGGGCTGGACGTGGTCGTGCTGGAACGCCGTCCGGGGCCCGTCACCGAGTCCCGCGCGACGGACCTGCACGCGAGGACGCTGGAGGCCCTCGCCCCGAGCGGGCCGGCCGAAGCGCTGCATCCGCTGGGCCGGCGCGTGGACAGGGTGGAGATGTGGGCCCAGGGGCGCTGGCTCGGCGGCTTCGGCCCGGCCGCTCACCCCGGCGGGGCGCCGTCTGCTCGCCGAGGCGGTCGCGGGACCCGCGTCCGACCGCGTCCTGAGCGGGTCACGGTCCTGAGGCGCCGTGGCCCTGCGCTGTCGGGGTCCTGA
- a CDS encoding AraC family transcriptional regulator — protein sequence MLLDEFRTLLDRHARPDWTTGVDGVLISRVERSDPPTPSMSGTVLAVIAQGAKRLALGDRVYEYRAGQYLVASVDLPVTGNFVDATPNRPALGFGLTLEPSAIADLLLRTSPGAVPRSTRASAGLAVSDASPELLDAVVRLLRLLDHPRDVDVLAPLYKREILWRLITGPDGATIRQIGLADSNLTHIARAVRWIREHYATSFRVEDVARFTGMSPSAFHRNFQAVTAMSPIQFQKQIRLQEARLMLAAHPEDVASVGHSVGYDSPSQFSREYRRLFGAAPSQDATLLHGAGTP from the coding sequence ATGCTTCTGGACGAGTTCCGTACCTTGCTGGACCGGCATGCGCGGCCGGACTGGACCACCGGTGTCGACGGCGTGCTCATCTCGAGGGTCGAGCGCTCCGACCCGCCGACGCCGTCGATGTCAGGGACGGTGCTCGCGGTCATCGCCCAGGGGGCGAAGCGCCTCGCGCTCGGCGACCGGGTGTACGAGTACCGTGCCGGCCAGTACCTGGTCGCCTCGGTCGACCTGCCGGTCACCGGCAACTTCGTCGACGCCACCCCGAATCGTCCGGCGTTGGGCTTCGGTCTCACCCTGGAACCGTCGGCCATCGCCGACCTGCTCCTGCGGACGTCTCCCGGAGCTGTGCCGCGGAGCACCAGGGCATCCGCCGGCCTCGCCGTGAGTGACGCCTCCCCCGAACTTCTCGACGCCGTCGTCAGGCTGCTGCGCCTGCTGGACCATCCACGCGACGTCGATGTGCTCGCACCGCTCTACAAGAGGGAGATCCTCTGGCGGCTGATCACCGGCCCCGACGGTGCGACGATCCGTCAGATCGGCCTCGCGGACAGCAACCTCACCCATATCGCCCGGGCTGTGCGGTGGATCCGCGAGCACTATGCGACGTCCTTCAGGGTGGAGGACGTGGCGCGGTTCACCGGGATGAGCCCGTCCGCCTTCCACCGCAACTTCCAGGCCGTCACGGCCATGAGCCCGATCCAGTTCCAGAAGCAGATCCGGCTCCAGGAGGCCCGGCTGATGCTGGCCGCGCACCCCGAGGACGTCGCGAGCGTGGGTCACAGCGTGGGTTACGACAGCCCATCGCAGTTCAGTCGCGAGTACCGTCGCCTCTTCGGGGCGGCGCCCAGCCAGGACGCCACGCTGCTGCACGGCGCGGGCACGCCGTAG
- a CDS encoding SDR family NAD(P)-dependent oxidoreductase, with product MKVAIVTGASSGIGQSAAVHIAKRGAGVILTYGANRQGALDTVEAIEAVGGTAVALPLDLGRSGDFPAFRDSVVAALRDTWQRETFDHLVNNAGFAQMAMFEDTTEELFDRLFRVLLKGPYFLTQQLLPLMEDGGVIVNTTSNSAMESGLEEGYSAYATMKGGLMVLTRCMAKEFSRRGIRVNAIAPGATRTRLADNAFERFPEVIPAIAAKTALGRVGEPDDIGMVIAALLSEEGRWITAQNIEVAGGYGL from the coding sequence ATGAAGGTCGCCATCGTCACGGGCGCCAGCTCGGGCATCGGACAGAGCGCCGCGGTACACATCGCGAAGCGCGGCGCGGGAGTGATCCTGACCTACGGCGCCAACCGGCAGGGCGCCCTGGACACGGTCGAGGCGATCGAGGCGGTGGGGGGCACGGCCGTCGCGCTGCCACTGGACCTCGGTCGGAGCGGTGACTTCCCGGCCTTCCGGGATTCCGTCGTCGCCGCGCTCCGCGACACCTGGCAGCGCGAGACGTTCGACCACCTGGTCAACAACGCCGGCTTCGCGCAGATGGCGATGTTCGAGGACACCACCGAGGAACTCTTCGACCGGCTTTTCCGGGTCCTGCTCAAGGGGCCGTACTTCCTCACGCAGCAGTTGCTTCCGCTCATGGAGGACGGCGGAGTCATCGTCAACACGACGAGCAACTCCGCGATGGAGTCCGGCCTGGAGGAGGGCTACTCGGCCTATGCCACGATGAAGGGCGGCCTGATGGTGCTGACCCGCTGCATGGCCAAGGAGTTCAGCAGGCGCGGCATCCGTGTCAACGCCATCGCGCCGGGCGCCACGCGTACCCGGCTCGCCGACAACGCCTTCGAGCGGTTCCCCGAGGTGATCCCGGCCATCGCGGCGAAGACGGCGCTCGGCCGCGTCGGCGAACCCGACGACATCGGCATGGTGATCGCCGCACTGCTCTCCGAGGAAGGCCGCTGGATCACCGCACAGAACATCGAGGTGGCCGGCGGCTACGGTCTCTGA
- a CDS encoding bleomycin resistance protein, whose product MNARTIPILPCRTIQPVLDFYTALGFEVTFQQRSPNPYAVVEYGGIELQFFGLKNHEPSESISTCYVLTEDVDSMYDSFRAGLKTAYGRVPTRGLPRIGPLKDMSYGVRQFLMSDPGGNCIRIGRRTSSDQSHRPAPEETFARALHHASLLADSKDDPAAAAKVIDRALRLDDERPTPVQLLRLLVLRADVAGRLGDEGTAASALTEAAAIHLTTEERESARDSLVRLGDLREVNRP is encoded by the coding sequence ATGAACGCGAGGACCATTCCGATCCTGCCCTGCCGGACCATCCAGCCCGTTCTCGACTTCTACACCGCTCTCGGGTTCGAGGTGACCTTCCAGCAGCGGAGCCCCAATCCGTACGCGGTCGTCGAGTACGGCGGTATCGAGCTCCAGTTCTTCGGGCTGAAGAACCACGAGCCGAGCGAGTCCATCAGTACGTGCTACGTCCTGACCGAGGACGTCGACAGCATGTACGACTCCTTCCGGGCCGGGCTCAAGACGGCGTACGGAAGGGTGCCGACCCGTGGGCTGCCGCGCATCGGACCGCTCAAGGACATGTCGTACGGCGTACGGCAGTTCCTCATGAGCGACCCGGGAGGCAACTGCATCCGGATCGGCCGGCGGACGAGCAGCGACCAGAGCCACCGGCCCGCCCCCGAGGAGACGTTCGCCAGGGCCCTGCACCACGCGTCCCTCCTCGCGGACTCGAAGGACGACCCGGCCGCCGCGGCGAAGGTCATCGATCGCGCGCTGCGCCTGGACGACGAGCGGCCGACACCCGTGCAACTCCTCCGGCTCCTCGTGCTGCGCGCGGACGTCGCGGGCCGACTCGGGGACGAGGGGACGGCGGCGTCCGCACTGACCGAAGCCGCGGCGATCCACCTCACCACCGAGGAGCGGGAGTCGGCCCGGGACTCGCTTGTGCGGCTGGGGGACCTGCGGGAGGTGAACCGTCCCTGA